From a single Lolium rigidum isolate FL_2022 chromosome 7, APGP_CSIRO_Lrig_0.1, whole genome shotgun sequence genomic region:
- the LOC124675630 gene encoding pentatricopeptide repeat-containing protein At5g02860 — protein sequence MTETIAFQLPLRAPAPPPLLPHLHPHAHSPPRLFSPTSLLSSSHPTPTSTSRTPRLGRPHDPTRRSTTGGQPWNLPPSLSLPARRALQSLLSNPTHTSPRDTLAALPPADLPAVLIALATRAHPSVALAALHAARDLHGDRLLHHPRLLPTAVRVLARAGRLADASALLDAAPAPDATAYTSLLSALSRATRYHDAVALFRRMLASGVQPALVTYNVVLHAYSKTAAPWKDVLALVATMKANKLPLDRYTYNSLISCCRRSALHKEAAKVFDEMKAAGFEPDKVTFNSLLDVYGKARMHGEAIGLLREMERGGCPPSVVSYNSLISSHVKNGLLDEAAALKGEMEGKGIEPDVITYTTLISGLDRAGKVDAAIGTYDEMLRNGCKPNLCTFNALIKLHGVRGKFPEMMVVFDDLRSAGFVPDVVTWNTLLAVFGQNGLDTEVSGVFKEMKKSGYVPERDTYVSLISSYSRCGLFDQAMVIYKRMIEAGIHPDISTYNAVLSALARGGRWEQAEKLFAEMETLNCRPDELSYSSLLHAYANAKKLDKMKALSEDIYAEKIESHHGLVKTLVLVNSKVNNLPETEKAFLELRRRRGSLDINVLNAMVSVYGKNRMVKKVEEILSLMKGSSINLSTATYNSLMHMYSRLGDCEKCENILAEIKSSGSRPDRYSYNTMIYAYGRKGQMKEASRLFSEMKSSGLVPDIVTYNIFVKSYVANSMFEEAIDLVRYMVTHGCKPNERTYNSILQEYCRHDKISDAKSFLSNLPQLHPGISKQEQQRLLELLAKHTSRGRG from the coding sequence ATGACCGAAACGATAGCCTTCCAGCTCCCCCTccgcgcgccggcgccgccgcctcttcTCCCCCACCTCCACCCCCACGCGCACTCCCCTCCCCGCCTCTTCTCCCCcacctccctcctctcctcctcccaccCCACCCCGACCTCCACCTCCCGCACTCCCCGCCTCGGCCGCCCACACGACCCCACCCGCCGGAGCACCACCGGCGGGCAACCATGGAACCTGccgccctccctctccctcccggcGCGGCGCGCGCTCCAGTCCCTCCTATCCAACCCCACCCACACCTCCCCACGCGACACCCTCGCCGCGCTCCCACCCGCCGACCTCCCCGCCGTACTCATCGCCCTCGCCACCCGCGCCCACCCATCCGTCGCGCTCGCCGCCCTCCACGCCGCGCGGGACCTCCACGGCGaccgcctcctccaccacccccgCCTGCTCCCCACAGCCGTCCGCGTCCTcgcgcgcgccggccgcctcGCCGACGCCTCCGCGCTCCTCGACGCCGCGCCGGCGCCCGACGCCACCGCCTACACCTCCCTCCTCTCCGCGCTCTCCCGCGCCACCCGCTACCACGACGCCGTCGCGCTCTTCCGCCGCATGCTGGCCAGCGGCGTGCAGCCCGCGCTCGTCACCTACAACGTCGTGCTCCACGCCTACTCCAAGACCGCCGCGCCCTGGAAGGACGTGCTGGCGCTCGTCGCCACCATGAAGGCGAACAAACTCCCACTCGACAGGTACACCTACAACTCGCTCATCAGCTGCTGCCGTCGCAGCGCGCTCCACAAGGAGGCAGccaaggtgttcgacgaaatgaagGCTGCCGGGTTCGAGCCCGACAAGGTCACCTTCAACTCGCTGCTCGACGTGTACGGCAAGGCGCGGATGCACGGCGAGGCGATCGGCCTGCTCAGGGAGATGGAGCGAGGGGGCTGTCCGCCCAGCGTCGTGTCCTACAACTCGCTCATTTCCTCGCACGTGAAAAATGGGCTGCTggacgaggcggcggcgctcaAGGGGGAGATGGAGGGTAAGGGGATCGAGCCGGACGTCATTACGTACACGACGCTGATTTCTGGTCTCGACAGGGCTGGCAAAGTTGATGCGGCGATAGGGACATACGATGAAATGCTGAGGAACGGGTGTAAGCCGAACCTGTGCACGTTCAACGCGTTGATCAAGCTGCACGGGGTGAGGGGGAAGTTCCCGGAGATGATGGTTGTGTTTGATGACCTCAGGTCTGCTGGATTCGTGCCGGATGTCGTGACCTGGAACACGCTCTTGGCCGTGTTCGGGCAGAATGGGTTGGACACCGAGGTGTCGGGGGTATTCAAGGAGATGAAGAAATCGGGTTATGTTCCCGAGCGGGACACATATGTTTCGCTCATTAGTTCGTATAGTAGGTGTGGCTTGTTTGACCAAGCTATGGTGATATATAAGAGGATGATTGAAGCGGGCATACATCCTGACATATCGACATATAATGCTGTTCTATCTGCACTAGCTCGTGGTGGGCGTTGGGAGCAGGCGGAAAAGTTGTTTGCGGAGATGGAGACTCTGAATTGTAGGCCAGATGAGCTTAGTTATTCTTCACTGCTTCATGCATATGCTAATGCAAAGAAGCTGGACAAAATGAAAGCTTTGTCAGAAGATATATACGCAGAGAAGATAGAGTCACACCACGGGCTAGTGAAAACATTGGTACTGGTCAACAGCAAAGTAAATAACTTACCCGAAACGGAGAAGGCGTTCCTGGAACTCAGGAGGAGGCGGGGCTCTCTGGATATCAACGTTCTAAACGCCATGGTTTCTGTATATGGGAAAAATAGGATGGTTAAGAAGGTGGAGGAGATTCTTTCACTCATGAAGGGGAGTTCCATTAACCTCAGCACCGCAACATACAATAGCCTGATGCACATGTATTCTCGTTTGGGTGATTGCGAAAAGTGTGAAAATATTCTCGCTGAGATCAAGTCAAGTGGTTCACGCCCTGATCGATATTCTTATAACACTATGATCTATGCATATGGAAGAAAAGGGCAGATGAAAGAAGCCTCAAGATTGTTCTCTGAGATGAAATCTTCAGGCCTGGTACCAGATATCGTAACATACAATATCTTTGTTAAGAGTTATGTGGCCAACTCGATGTTTGAAGAAGCCATTGATTTAGTGCGCTATATGGTTACTCATGGTTGCAAGCCCAATGAGAGAACTTACAATTCAATACTACAGGAGTACTGTAGGCATGATAAGATATCAGATGCCAAATCATTCCTTAGCAACCTTCCTCAGCTTCATCCTGGAATATCTAAACAAGAACAACAAAGACTGCTAGAACTGTTGGCTAAGCACACTTCGAGAGGTAGAGGTTGA